In Thunnus thynnus chromosome 13, fThuThy2.1, whole genome shotgun sequence, the following proteins share a genomic window:
- the taf9 gene encoding transcription initiation factor TFIID subunit 9, with protein sequence MSAPKTIPKDAQVMIQILKDMGITEYEPRVINQMLEFTYRYVTTIIEDAKIYATHAKKSSVDADDIKLAIQCRMDQSFTSPPPRDFLLEVARQKNMTPLPLIKPYTGPRLPPDRYCLTAPNYRLKSVQKKVSSSAGRITVPRLSVGAVSSRPSTPTLGTPSVQSVTTKVGAPVSLTGQRFTVQIPQPSQTATTKTTTPSTPAVSNVLINPSLIGSKNILITTNMVSQNSGGESLKRKHEDEDDYDAL encoded by the exons atgtctgcTCCAAAAACCATCCCGAAAGATGCTCAG gtgATGATCCAGATCCTGAAGGACATGGGCATCACTGAGTACGAACCCCGAGTCATCAACCAGATGTTGGAGTTCACGTACA GATACGTGACGACCATCATCGAAGACGCCAAGATTTACGCCACACACGCCAAGAAGTCCAGCGTGGACGCCGACGACATCAAACTGGCCATCCAGTGTCGTATGGACCAGTCCTTCACCTCGCCGCCGCCGAGAGAC TTCCTGTTGGAGGTGGCGAGGCAGAAGAACATGACGCCTCTGCCGCTGATCAAACCGTACACGGGACCTCGACTCCCTCCGGACCGCTACTGTCTGACGGCGCCAAACTACAGACTCAAATCTGTTCAGAAGAAG GTGTCGTCGTCTGCCGGCAGGATAACGGTGCCTCGTCTCAGCGTCGGCGCCGTCTCCAGCAGACCGAGCACGCCGACCCTCG gaACTCCGTCTGTTCAGTCCGTCACCACTAAAGTCGGAGCTCCGGTGTCTCTGACGGGTCAAAGGTTCACCGTTCAGATCCCACAGCCCTCTCAGACGGCCACCACCAAAACCA CGACGCCGTCCACGCCGGCCGTCTCCAACGTCCTCATCAACCCGTCTCTGATCGGCTCCAAGAACATCCTCATCACCACCAACATGGTGTCGCAGAACTCCGGCGGCGAGTCGCTGAAGAGGAAACACGAAGACGAAGACGACTACGACGCTTTATGA